The nucleotide sequence TTTATCATTTTTTGGAGAAAAATCGAAGCAGATTGGAAGATCACGAAAGTAGTAAGTTTACATAATTAATGGAAAAAAGCATTTATATTGGAAACTTTTGCAAAATACGAACTTCACCTGAAATCTTAAAAATCACTAGATCTATAGCAAAATGATAGAACTATTAAACCATAGAAATAAAGATATTGCCGCTTTAATTTATAAAGTGTTTCAAGAATCTTATGTTGTAGAAGCGCAATTGTTAAAAGCGAAGGAGTTTCCTCCTTTAAAGAGACAGGTAGCAGACTTTATAAAAGATGACACAGATTTCTATGGATATTGGAAGCATCAGGAACTTGTGGCTGTGACTGAAATTAGGAAATTTGATGGAAGTACTCATCTCCAAAGTATGGTAGTAGTTCCGCAATATTTTAGACAGGGGATTGCACAAAAATTGATAGATCATGTTTTAGAAACGTATCATACGCCTATTCATACCGTAGAAACCGGGGTAGATAATATTCCGGCAATTAAATTGTATGAGAAAAATGGGTTTAAATATATAAAAGAATGGGATACTAATTTTGGAATACGCAAGGTTAGATTTGAAAGAAAATAATATGAAAAATTTTATTCACAATTATAAATATGCTTAGCTTAAATAAAGTTCATCATGTAGCGATAATCTGCTCAGATTACGAAAGATCCAAAACTTTTTACACAGAAATTCTAGGATTTCAGATTTTAAATGAAGTCTTTAGAAAGGAAAGAGAATCTTATAAATTAGACTTGGCCCTAGGAAGTAATTACATTATTGAACTTTTCTCCTTTCCCAACACACCGAATAGACCAACAAAACCTGAAGCCACGGGGCTACGCCATTTAGCTTTTGAAGTTGACAATCTAATTTTAGAAAAAGCAAAATTAGAAAAACTAAAAGTTGATCATGAAAAAGTTAGAAGAGATGAGATTACAGGAAAAGATTTCCTATTCTTCTTTGATCCTGATGGTCTTCCAATAGAGCTTTATCAAAAATAAAATTTAAATTAGTACCTCTAAATTTTTAGTATTATCCAACCTTTATGCACCGTTTCTTAACTTCTATTATTACGATTATACTGGTCTCTTTTAGCCTTTTGAGTTGTAACGATAAAACTATCTCATTAAAACCCAAAACAGATACGGATCTTCTCCAAAAAGATTTTATTACCTGGTGGAATTACCAATCTAATGCCATTAGACTGGCTGGTAACTTCATTCCATTAGATCAGGATTCTAAAAGAATAAGTAAAGAGGAGTTCTTGAAGACATTAACCTCAGGAAACTATATTCCAGTTGAATTGGAGTCTAAAGACGATTTGATATATTATAAAATATTCAAAATAAATAAGAATGCTCCAATAAGTATAAATCAAACCATTACATCTCATGCTATTACAGAACTAAAGTTCTTTAAAATGGAAGGAGCAGAATTTCCAAATTTTAAATGGACAGATCTTCAGAATAACAATTATACCAGCAAAAATACAAAAGGCAAGATCTTAGTGATAAAATGTTGGTTCATTAATTGTTACGCTTGTATCAAGGAATTTCCAGATCTAAACGAACTTGTTGAAAATTATAAAGATCATGCTGATATTAAATTTATTAGCCTGGCTCTGGATACAGAAGATGAACTGAAGGAATTCTTAATCAAACGTCCTTTAAGCTATAGCGTGATACCAGATCAGGAAGATTTTTTAAAATACGATCTTAAAATTACATACTATCCTACCCACATCATACTCGGTAAAGATGGAAAAGTTTTAAAAGTAGTTACTAATTTTGACGACTTAGAAGATGTATTGAAATATGATTTAGAACCTACAAATAAAAATTAAGCAAGCAATGAAATTATATGATACTCTAAATAAAGTAACACTTTCTGAAGATTTAGAAGTTTCGCCTATTATACATGGCCAATGGCGTTTATCTGAATGGGGTTTAACTAATAACGAGTTACTATCGCTTTTGAATGAATGTGTGAATTTAGGTGTAACCACTTTTGATCATGCAGATATCTATGGAGATTATTCCTGTGAGGCATTATTTGGAGCGGCTTTAAAGTTACAACCGGAACTTCGAGATAAAATTCAACTTATCTCTAAATGTGGAATCAAATTAATTTCTGAAAAATATCCGCAGAGAACTATCAAACATTATGATTACAGCTATAAACATATTGTGTCTTCTGCAGAAAATTCTTTGAAACAATTACATACAGATAGATTAGATCTTTTATTATTGCATAGACCTGCCCCTTTTTTTGATCCAGATGAAGTGTCCAAAGCTTTTAATCATCTTAAAAATTCAGGAAAAGTGCTTCATTTTGGAGTTTCCAATTTTACGCCTCAAGAATTTAGTATGTTGAATTCAAGATTAGAAGATAAATTAGTAACTAATCAAATTGAGATCTCTCCTTACTGTTTAGAACATTTT is from Gillisia sp. Hel1_33_143 and encodes:
- a CDS encoding GNAT family N-acetyltransferase, which gives rise to MIELLNHRNKDIAALIYKVFQESYVVEAQLLKAKEFPPLKRQVADFIKDDTDFYGYWKHQELVAVTEIRKFDGSTHLQSMVVVPQYFRQGIAQKLIDHVLETYHTPIHTVETGVDNIPAIKLYEKNGFKYIKEWDTNFGIRKVRFERK
- a CDS encoding VOC family protein — encoded protein: MLSLNKVHHVAIICSDYERSKTFYTEILGFQILNEVFRKERESYKLDLALGSNYIIELFSFPNTPNRPTKPEATGLRHLAFEVDNLILEKAKLEKLKVDHEKVRRDEITGKDFLFFFDPDGLPIELYQK
- a CDS encoding TlpA family protein disulfide reductase, with amino-acid sequence MHRFLTSIITIILVSFSLLSCNDKTISLKPKTDTDLLQKDFITWWNYQSNAIRLAGNFIPLDQDSKRISKEEFLKTLTSGNYIPVELESKDDLIYYKIFKINKNAPISINQTITSHAITELKFFKMEGAEFPNFKWTDLQNNNYTSKNTKGKILVIKCWFINCYACIKEFPDLNELVENYKDHADIKFISLALDTEDELKEFLIKRPLSYSVIPDQEDFLKYDLKITYYPTHIILGKDGKVLKVVTNFDDLEDVLKYDLEPTNKN
- a CDS encoding aldo/keto reductase family oxidoreductase, yielding MKLYDTLNKVTLSEDLEVSPIIHGQWRLSEWGLTNNELLSLLNECVNLGVTTFDHADIYGDYSCEALFGAALKLQPELRDKIQLISKCGIKLISEKYPQRTIKHYDYSYKHIVSSAENSLKQLHTDRLDLLLLHRPAPFFDPDEVSKAFNHLKNSGKVLHFGVSNFTPQEFSMLNSRLEDKLVTNQIEISPYCLEHFENNNINYLIENNIKPMAWSPLAGGEILKPKSDKGKRVLTAIQEVAHDLQQDKLDKVIYSWLLKHPAKILPIIGTGNINRIKTAVDASQLPLTLEHWYKIYSASMGVEVP